A single window of Granulicella mallensis MP5ACTX8 DNA harbors:
- a CDS encoding inorganic diphosphatase: MTNYLTLPIGPKSPELVNAVIEIPLEGISKYEYDKELHVFRLDRNLFSPVHYPGDYGFIPSTLGDDGDPLDVLVLVDTPSFPGCVQEVRPIGVLEMIDQGQGDEKILAVGEGNPRYNDVNEYADIYPHILKEITHFFSIYKDLEGKNVEVRGWRDATFARTVILKAQQNYIDKHSKK, translated from the coding sequence ATGACGAATTACCTGACACTGCCCATAGGCCCTAAATCGCCTGAGCTGGTGAACGCCGTTATCGAGATTCCCCTTGAGGGCATCAGCAAATACGAATACGACAAGGAGCTGCATGTCTTCCGGCTCGATCGCAACCTCTTTTCGCCGGTCCATTATCCGGGCGACTATGGCTTTATCCCCAGCACCCTGGGAGACGACGGCGATCCGTTGGACGTGCTGGTGCTGGTAGATACACCGAGCTTTCCGGGATGCGTGCAGGAAGTGCGCCCCATCGGCGTGCTGGAGATGATCGACCAGGGCCAGGGCGACGAGAAGATTCTCGCCGTGGGTGAAGGCAATCCCCGCTATAACGACGTGAACGAGTATGCCGACATTTATCCGCACATCCTGAAGGAGATCACCCACTTCTTCTCGATCTACAAGGATTTGGAAGGCAAGAATGTAGAAGTACGCGGCTGGCGCGATGCGACGTTCGCACGCACCGTCATTCTGAAGGCGCAGCAGAACTACATCGACAAGCACAGCAAGAAGTAG
- a CDS encoding APC family permease has product MRLLPLIGATYFMVAGGPYGLEDIIGKAGYGRALLLLAIIPFLWSLPTSLMVGELASAIPEEGGYYVWVRRALGRFWGFQEAWLSLAASVFDMALYPVTFVLYLSRVAPSWTEGYRGTLWALAVIVGCALWNLKGAKSVGEGSVAMFCLLLSPFVVLVAVALWRWHGQGAGVMLHPVTHADMGGAVSVALWNYMGWDNASTVAQEVDNPQRNYPLAMLGSVTLVAITYILPLAAVGLAGIAADQFSTGAWTDAARTIVGPALGLAVVLGGMINGAGMFNPLMMSYTRVPYAMAEDGLLPRLFLRENRRGAPWISILFCAAIWALALRFSFERLISIDLVLYGAALLLEFVAFIVLRHREPALARPFCLPGGMAGAIAIGICPALLIAFALWTARSEQVLGLPALVFAALVGVAGALVYAVAEFVRRKAKTPSMPVMS; this is encoded by the coding sequence ATGCGCTTACTGCCGCTTATCGGCGCAACCTATTTCATGGTTGCGGGTGGCCCCTATGGGCTCGAAGACATTATTGGCAAAGCCGGTTACGGACGCGCGCTGCTATTGCTCGCCATCATCCCCTTTCTATGGAGCCTGCCGACCTCTTTGATGGTCGGCGAACTAGCCAGCGCGATCCCTGAAGAGGGAGGCTATTACGTCTGGGTGCGCCGGGCGCTGGGCCGGTTCTGGGGCTTTCAGGAGGCGTGGCTCTCGCTCGCTGCAAGCGTCTTCGACATGGCCCTCTACCCCGTGACGTTCGTGCTGTATCTCAGCCGGGTCGCTCCGAGCTGGACCGAAGGTTATCGCGGAACGCTGTGGGCCCTGGCCGTCATCGTTGGCTGTGCGCTGTGGAACCTCAAGGGAGCAAAGTCCGTCGGCGAGGGCTCCGTGGCAATGTTTTGCCTTCTGCTCTCGCCCTTCGTCGTGTTGGTTGCCGTCGCTCTCTGGCGGTGGCATGGGCAGGGCGCCGGAGTCATGCTGCATCCGGTCACCCATGCAGACATGGGAGGAGCTGTCTCGGTCGCGCTCTGGAACTACATGGGCTGGGACAACGCCAGCACCGTCGCGCAGGAGGTCGACAATCCGCAGCGCAACTATCCGCTCGCGATGCTGGGCTCGGTCACGCTGGTCGCGATCACGTACATCCTGCCGCTGGCTGCGGTGGGGCTGGCGGGCATCGCAGCCGATCAGTTCTCAACCGGGGCCTGGACCGATGCAGCTCGCACCATCGTTGGCCCGGCGCTGGGGCTCGCCGTGGTGCTCGGCGGCATGATCAACGGAGCCGGCATGTTCAATCCACTGATGATGAGCTACACGCGCGTTCCCTATGCGATGGCTGAAGACGGCCTGCTGCCGCGCCTGTTCCTTCGCGAAAATCGCCGCGGCGCTCCCTGGATCAGCATCCTGTTCTGTGCCGCGATCTGGGCGCTGGCACTGCGCTTCAGCTTCGAGCGCCTGATCTCGATCGACCTCGTACTCTACGGCGCTGCATTGTTGCTGGAGTTCGTCGCCTTTATTGTGCTGCGCCACCGCGAGCCCGCGCTGGCACGGCCGTTCTGCCTTCCCGGCGGCATGGCAGGAGCGATTGCTATTGGCATCTGTCCCGCGCTGTTGATTGCGTTTGCTCTATGGACCGCACGCAGCGAGCAGGTGCTCGGTCTGCCCGCCCTGGTCTTCGCTGCGTTGGTTGGAGTCGCCGGAGCCCTGGTCTATGCTGTCGCGGAGTTTGTCCGGCGCAAGGCGAAGACGCCATCCATGCCTGTCATGAGCTAG
- a CDS encoding MBL fold metallo-hydrolase encodes MNLSVASKRNSLFTASLLLAAIFSSGSIASAAAQQPRVADGFSTDWANLKIDVRELAPHVYLLHGSGGNTVASIGPDGTLLVDSEFAQVAPKLTDALQKLGAGPVRYVVSTHYHSDHTGANAAYHKDGAVIVAQENCRLRMMQTQFSQFWNRSSPPAPAESLPTLTFDRKLTLFLNGEEIGAFHNQPAHTDGDAIVYFHHANVIHMGDVFVNNLYPYIDLGAKGRIDGYFPVIDEVLERIDDHTQVVPGHGPIATKQELKAYRDMLHTVRDRVAAQIAQNKSLEEILSSHPTREFDRQYATDRVGGDGFTVMVYQSLTGKRLDWHPAS; translated from the coding sequence TTGAACCTCTCTGTGGCCTCGAAGCGAAACTCTCTTTTTACCGCAAGCCTTCTTTTAGCGGCAATCTTCTCTTCCGGCTCGATTGCCAGTGCCGCAGCGCAACAGCCCAGGGTTGCAGATGGTTTTTCTACCGATTGGGCGAACCTGAAGATCGATGTCCGTGAACTGGCTCCGCACGTGTATCTGCTGCACGGTTCCGGAGGCAATACGGTGGCGTCGATTGGGCCCGATGGCACTCTGCTGGTGGACAGCGAGTTTGCCCAGGTTGCGCCGAAGCTCACGGACGCGCTGCAGAAGCTGGGGGCGGGACCGGTGCGGTACGTCGTGAGCACGCATTACCACTCGGACCACACCGGAGCGAATGCCGCCTACCACAAGGATGGCGCGGTGATTGTCGCGCAGGAGAACTGCCGCCTTCGCATGATGCAGACGCAGTTCAGCCAGTTCTGGAACAGGTCTTCCCCGCCGGCTCCTGCGGAGAGCCTTCCGACACTGACGTTCGACCGCAAGCTGACGCTGTTTCTCAATGGCGAGGAGATTGGGGCCTTTCACAATCAACCGGCGCACACGGACGGCGATGCGATCGTGTACTTTCATCACGCCAACGTCATCCATATGGGCGATGTCTTCGTGAACAATCTTTACCCGTACATCGACCTGGGTGCGAAGGGACGGATCGACGGTTATTTCCCGGTGATCGACGAGGTACTGGAGAGGATCGACGACCATACGCAGGTCGTCCCCGGACATGGCCCGATCGCGACAAAACAGGAGTTGAAGGCCTATCGCGACATGCTGCACACGGTACGCGACCGCGTGGCCGCCCAGATCGCGCAGAACAAGAGCCTGGAGGAGATTCTGTCCAGCCATCCGACGCGTGAGTTCGACCGGCAGTATGCAACCGATCGTGTAGGCGGCGACGGCTTTACGGTGATGGTCTATCAGAGCCTGACGGGAAAACGTCTCGATTGGCATCCGGCATCTTGA
- a CDS encoding non-ribosomal peptide synthetase — MNQRTSYPLTSAQRGLYFSQKIAPAANMNLAEAVEICGPVQPEIFQRAFRQIVAEAEELRIRITEEDGRPVQVVQPVVECEFPYLDMSQEADPHAAIQVWMMAELARPVDVAKDALWTFALLKAADDRYFWYHRAHHIVEDGYGGGLVARRVAELYTAYAQGHEPAPHSFCTVKTLVETEANYRSSNRFERDREYWHQQLEQMPEAVTLSSNRQQHGLNSALLRSTGHLSPEVARQLTELGKTSGASLPQVLISLVAAYYQRATGVSDLVFGMPVSGRLSSALRSSVSVSANIVPIRASFTPQMTITDLFLQISRAVRQSLRHQQYRYEDLRRDLGLLGRDQNIAWLNVNIEPFDYKIDFDGAPAILHNLSNSSAEDLMVFVYDRGTDTGLRFDLDANPGLYTVTELNEHRRRLIRMVEQVLAHPDVPLQQLDVMGDEERQRLLMDWNATAADLSFTSLPAIVAEWAERTPYAPAVIFEDTTVSYRELHERSLRQAYQLRAQGVAPGDIVAVALPRSEQLMVALLAIMRTGAAYLPIDLDSPIERTMLVLGDAAPVVLIAQPQVHAHFSHGSFKLVQPEQSDVSLSMLDPSFDRSAPEATAYVLYTSGSTGKPKGVEITHYNLANFLEGMQRQLKLTPNDRFLAVTTVIFDIAGLELYLPLMVGARVVMASGEAAHNPPSLARLIRQSGSTHMQATPSLWRILLGCADIKLDGIHVMVGGEALSADLADQLKMMAARVTQFYGPTETTIWSTAFELLQGGAGVPPIGRPILNTQLYVLNEERQPVFTGAIGELYIGGAGVAKGYLRRPELTEQRFLANPFSGDGGRMYRTGDLVRWNNDGLLQFIGRADDQVKINGHRVELGEIESLLQQNEAVAEAAVIAEKNSKGAISLAAYIVAQHHATADLDALRMFLTGRLPGYMIPANFMALDAMPLTPNGKLDRKALPAIEEARRDIYVEPVTPTEKKLAVLWQKILKVDRVGLHDDFFDLGGDSLNAAEMIAHFPSQFEMELPLGSLFEAPTIAHLATLVERLSHEYSDTLSVVLPLRKVTKNPQRPLFCIHPISGISLGFSGLLRHLDPAIPVYGLQSRGLLGGAGLSASIEEIANDYLTQIRLIQPKGPYRLVGRSFGGLIAHAIAEQIEAQGLQVELLAMIDSHLFTTGNLSRTLTKAEEVRAALSFLDIDLEESELPATLEDLGELLLHPDNTRSAPLTQGIMRLSTEIMKTSPEFIRHISAVMLNNLKLARQYVPGTVNHDLVYFHATEMTGNVEGILDRNPASWRPFIGRKMEVHELACHHELVLEPVFAAQIGRVLQRHLAFRMERPLEISSLAHETMESIAPAYG, encoded by the coding sequence ATGAATCAGCGTACTTCCTATCCATTGACGTCGGCCCAGCGTGGTCTTTATTTCAGCCAGAAGATTGCGCCAGCGGCGAATATGAATCTTGCAGAGGCCGTCGAGATTTGCGGCCCAGTGCAGCCGGAGATCTTTCAGCGAGCATTTCGCCAGATTGTTGCGGAAGCAGAAGAGCTGCGCATTCGTATCACCGAAGAGGACGGACGACCAGTACAGGTGGTGCAGCCGGTCGTCGAATGTGAGTTTCCCTACCTCGACATGAGTCAAGAGGCCGATCCACATGCCGCGATTCAGGTCTGGATGATGGCAGAACTGGCTCGTCCGGTGGACGTTGCCAAGGATGCTTTGTGGACGTTCGCTTTGCTGAAGGCTGCCGACGATCGCTACTTCTGGTATCACCGTGCCCACCATATTGTAGAAGACGGTTACGGCGGAGGTTTGGTTGCCCGGCGTGTCGCCGAACTATACACCGCCTACGCGCAGGGGCATGAGCCTGCGCCGCACTCGTTCTGCACCGTGAAGACTCTGGTGGAGACTGAGGCGAATTACCGCAGCTCCAACCGCTTCGAGCGTGACCGCGAGTATTGGCACCAGCAGCTGGAGCAGATGCCCGAGGCCGTAACCCTTTCGAGCAACCGCCAGCAGCATGGGCTGAACAGTGCCCTGCTGCGCAGCACCGGCCATCTGTCGCCAGAGGTAGCGCGGCAGCTCACGGAACTGGGCAAAACATCCGGCGCCAGCTTGCCACAGGTGTTGATCAGCCTGGTGGCGGCCTACTATCAGCGTGCGACGGGCGTCAGCGACCTGGTCTTCGGCATGCCGGTCTCCGGACGGCTGAGCTCGGCGCTGCGCAGCTCAGTCTCGGTTTCGGCGAATATCGTACCGATCCGCGCGAGCTTTACGCCGCAGATGACGATAACGGATCTGTTCCTGCAGATCTCCCGCGCGGTGCGGCAGTCGCTGCGTCATCAGCAGTATCGCTACGAGGATCTGCGCCGCGACCTCGGCCTGCTAGGTCGCGACCAGAACATCGCGTGGCTGAACGTGAATATCGAGCCTTTCGACTACAAGATCGACTTCGATGGTGCACCGGCAATCTTGCATAACTTGTCGAATAGCTCGGCGGAAGACCTGATGGTCTTCGTGTACGACCGCGGCACCGATACGGGTCTGCGCTTCGACCTCGACGCCAACCCGGGACTCTACACCGTGACGGAGCTGAACGAGCATCGGCGCAGGCTGATCCGGATGGTCGAGCAAGTGCTGGCTCATCCAGATGTGCCGCTGCAGCAGTTGGACGTTATGGGCGACGAGGAGCGTCAGCGCCTGTTGATGGATTGGAACGCCACGGCTGCCGATCTGAGCTTCACCAGCCTTCCGGCGATCGTCGCCGAGTGGGCCGAGAGGACGCCGTACGCTCCGGCGGTGATCTTCGAAGACACGACGGTCAGCTATCGCGAGCTGCATGAGCGCAGCCTGCGGCAGGCATACCAGCTTCGCGCACAGGGCGTTGCGCCGGGCGATATCGTCGCCGTGGCGCTGCCGCGTAGCGAGCAGCTTATGGTCGCCCTGCTTGCCATCATGCGGACCGGCGCTGCCTATCTTCCGATCGACCTGGATAGCCCCATTGAGCGGACGATGCTTGTGCTGGGAGACGCGGCACCGGTTGTGCTGATCGCCCAGCCTCAGGTGCATGCGCACTTCTCGCATGGCAGCTTCAAACTAGTGCAGCCGGAACAAAGCGATGTGTCCTTGAGCATGCTCGATCCGAGCTTCGACCGCAGCGCGCCGGAAGCCACGGCCTATGTGCTATATACCTCAGGCTCGACCGGAAAACCGAAGGGCGTCGAGATTACGCACTATAATCTCGCCAACTTCCTCGAAGGTATGCAGCGCCAGTTGAAGCTGACGCCGAACGATCGCTTCCTCGCGGTCACCACGGTCATCTTCGATATTGCGGGGCTGGAGTTGTATCTCCCGCTGATGGTGGGGGCGCGTGTGGTGATGGCGAGCGGCGAGGCGGCACACAATCCGCCGTCGCTGGCACGTCTAATCCGGCAAAGCGGCTCGACCCATATGCAGGCGACGCCGTCGCTTTGGCGCATCCTGCTGGGCTGCGCCGATATCAAGCTCGACGGTATCCACGTAATGGTGGGCGGCGAGGCCCTGAGCGCCGATCTGGCAGACCAGTTGAAGATGATGGCCGCGCGTGTCACGCAGTTCTATGGCCCTACCGAGACGACGATCTGGTCAACGGCCTTCGAGTTGCTTCAAGGAGGCGCAGGCGTGCCGCCCATTGGCCGCCCGATCCTCAACACGCAACTCTATGTTCTGAACGAGGAGCGCCAGCCGGTGTTTACCGGAGCCATCGGAGAGCTGTACATCGGCGGTGCGGGCGTGGCAAAGGGGTATCTGCGTCGCCCGGAGCTGACGGAGCAGCGCTTCCTCGCGAATCCCTTCTCCGGCGACGGCGGCAGGATGTATCGTACCGGCGACCTGGTGCGCTGGAACAACGATGGTCTGCTGCAGTTCATCGGTCGCGCCGATGACCAGGTGAAGATCAACGGACATCGCGTGGAGCTGGGAGAGATCGAAAGCCTGCTGCAGCAGAATGAGGCAGTCGCAGAGGCCGCGGTCATCGCAGAAAAGAACAGCAAGGGCGCAATCTCACTGGCGGCATACATTGTCGCGCAGCATCACGCTACCGCTGATCTCGATGCACTGCGCATGTTCCTTACAGGACGCCTGCCCGGCTACATGATTCCCGCGAACTTCATGGCGCTCGACGCCATGCCGCTGACGCCGAATGGCAAACTCGACCGCAAGGCACTGCCTGCTATTGAAGAGGCGCGCCGCGATATCTATGTAGAACCGGTTACGCCGACTGAGAAGAAGTTGGCCGTGCTGTGGCAGAAGATCCTGAAGGTCGATCGCGTGGGCCTGCACGACGACTTCTTCGACCTGGGCGGCGACTCGCTCAATGCAGCCGAGATGATTGCGCACTTCCCGTCGCAGTTCGAGATGGAACTGCCGCTGGGCAGCCTGTTCGAGGCTCCCACCATCGCGCACCTCGCAACGCTGGTGGAGCGCCTGAGCCACGAATACTCCGACACGCTGAGCGTGGTGCTGCCGCTGCGCAAGGTGACGAAGAATCCGCAGCGTCCGCTGTTCTGTATCCATCCCATCTCGGGCATCAGCCTTGGCTTTTCCGGGCTGCTGCGGCACCTGGATCCGGCAATTCCAGTCTATGGACTACAGTCGCGCGGGCTGCTCGGCGGTGCGGGCCTTTCGGCAAGTATCGAAGAGATCGCCAACGACTATCTGACACAGATTCGCCTTATTCAGCCCAAGGGGCCATACCGCCTGGTGGGCCGCTCCTTCGGCGGCCTGATCGCCCACGCCATCGCGGAGCAGATCGAGGCACAGGGGCTGCAGGTGGAGCTGCTGGCGATGATCGACAGCCATCTGTTCACCACAGGCAATCTTTCTCGTACTTTGACGAAGGCCGAGGAGGTGCGCGCGGCACTAAGCTTCCTCGATATCGACCTTGAAGAGAGCGAGCTGCCTGCGACGCTCGAGGACCTGGGCGAGCTGTTATTGCATCCTGACAACACACGCTCGGCCCCACTGACGCAGGGCATCATGAGGCTCTCGACGGAGATCATGAAGACCAGCCCGGAATTTATCCGCCATATCTCGGCGGTGATGCTCAACAACCTGAAGCTGGCGCGCCAGTATGTGCCGGGCACGGTGAATCACGATCTGGTGTACTTCCATGCGACGGAGATGACCGGCAACGTGGAGGGCATCCTCGACCGCAACCCTGCGTCGTGGCGTCCGTTCATTGGCCGCAAGATGGAGGTCCACGAACTGGCCTGCCATCACGAGCTGGTACTGGAGCCTGTATTCGCGGCGCAGATCGGCAGAGTGCTACAGCGGCATCTTGCGTTCCGCATGGAACGCCCCCTTGAAATCTCTTCGCTCGCTCATGAAACGATGGAGTCAATCGCACCTGCTTATGGCTGA
- a CDS encoding glycosyltransferase: protein MKSLRSLMKRWSQSHLLMAETSSTPKPIVIFAIGTQGDIRPCVALGQGLQRAGYPVRMATSSNFAELVRESGLEFFPLTADFQAMLESDRSIGDKGMNIRAMIRIFRERYSSWAVNWVQEGLAASEGAGLLIGVSNSIMLAKALSEARGIPFAIARLTPCTVSKFLPPIMLISSQKKQIGAVSLAAHYLLFKLLWDVMRPAINGLVRPQLKLPLYPWYGPYFGDLHRSKVINGYSRHVLPRPSDWTEDSQVSGYWFLDQGEWQPSDELREFLAAGPKPIYIGFGSMVSSNAEAFTKTILDAVKLSGQRAVLATGWGGLDGKEGPHDEQIFFLHHAPHDRLFPLMSAAVHHGGAGTTAAAVRAGIPSVIVPFFGDQPFWAARLNSLGVAPPGLKRKLMTSEELAAALTATQQPAMIEKAAALGRAVRAEDGIETAIEYLRSWNLLPPAAQKATNEPLMATAGDA, encoded by the coding sequence TTGAAATCTCTTCGCTCGCTCATGAAACGATGGAGTCAATCGCACCTGCTTATGGCTGAAACATCCAGCACCCCTAAACCTATCGTGATCTTTGCCATTGGCACGCAAGGCGACATTCGCCCCTGCGTGGCTCTAGGCCAGGGTTTGCAGCGCGCCGGCTATCCGGTACGCATGGCCACCAGCAGCAACTTCGCAGAATTAGTGCGCGAGTCGGGACTCGAGTTCTTCCCGCTGACGGCAGACTTTCAGGCGATGCTTGAATCGGACCGGTCCATCGGCGACAAGGGCATGAACATCCGCGCCATGATCCGTATCTTTCGCGAGCGCTACTCGAGCTGGGCGGTGAACTGGGTGCAGGAAGGGCTGGCTGCCAGCGAGGGCGCCGGGCTGCTGATTGGCGTCAGCAACAGCATCATGCTGGCCAAGGCGCTCTCCGAGGCACGAGGTATTCCGTTTGCGATTGCGAGACTGACGCCATGCACAGTCTCGAAGTTTCTGCCGCCGATTATGCTGATCAGCTCGCAGAAGAAGCAGATCGGCGCCGTGAGCCTCGCGGCCCATTATCTGCTCTTCAAGCTGCTGTGGGATGTGATGCGTCCTGCGATCAACGGGCTGGTGCGACCGCAACTGAAGCTGCCGCTGTATCCGTGGTACGGCCCGTACTTCGGCGATCTGCATCGGTCCAAGGTCATCAACGGCTACAGCCGTCATGTGCTGCCGCGTCCGTCGGACTGGACCGAGGACTCGCAGGTCAGCGGCTATTGGTTTCTGGACCAGGGCGAATGGCAGCCCTCCGATGAGCTGCGAGAGTTTCTCGCGGCAGGACCGAAGCCTATCTACATCGGCTTCGGCAGTATGGTAAGCAGCAACGCCGAGGCATTCACGAAGACGATTCTTGACGCCGTGAAGCTGAGCGGGCAGCGTGCCGTGCTTGCGACGGGATGGGGCGGTCTGGACGGAAAAGAAGGGCCGCATGACGAGCAGATCTTCTTTCTTCACCATGCGCCGCACGATCGACTCTTTCCTCTGATGTCCGCAGCCGTGCATCACGGTGGAGCGGGCACGACCGCAGCCGCGGTGCGTGCGGGAATTCCTTCGGTCATCGTGCCGTTCTTCGGCGATCAGCCCTTCTGGGCGGCCCGCCTGAACAGCCTTGGCGTCGCGCCTCCGGGCTTGAAGCGCAAGCTCATGACCTCCGAAGAGCTGGCTGCGGCATTGACCGCGACACAACAGCCCGCGATGATCGAGAAGGCCGCGGCGCTGGGACGCGCTGTGCGTGCCGAGGACGGCATCGAGACAGCCATCGAGTATCTGCGTTCGTGGAATTTATTACCGCCAGCAGCACAAAAGGCTACGAATGAACCGTTGATGGCCACCGCTGGAGACGCGTAA
- a CDS encoding condensation domain-containing protein, which produces MMKRPMAMFERAMYLEGSLHVNVTVTARLWGRISEQRLRQALDRVQAKHGILRCLLVRENGRPYFVEQATPPPIPLRIVERKSDEDWFDESTSDSLQRFDGSLYPLARLVWLRSELENELLLVCSHAVCDGKSLMLLLQELLLLCDQPDASIGTPTTLNGMEEVFPAKVLADRKLRRYIRWRVALLKFMMRFSRSSKKRWTYGAIYRNLWRLDEQASQVFVARCKAEGVTVFAALSVAILQAFHKVCGPKYMEKFEAPVDFRRYLPNLREDSLFAVAPTIQLSLDKLPGVDPEGTGFWALARAMKTDITKKIDGLETSIYPLFLGMEQLHDVYDKMFAQAQSQRAGRQVSLSYVGRLDMTQSFNDFRVQEICDITAMMSPTPANLVVIYSYGGRFYFSISSDESSLSRVQAEQIQQQVTETLLQCAAPVEKPFAVANSIPSAAHAEVS; this is translated from the coding sequence ATGATGAAGCGGCCCATGGCGATGTTCGAACGCGCAATGTATCTGGAAGGCAGCCTCCATGTAAACGTGACGGTGACGGCACGCCTCTGGGGTCGCATCTCCGAGCAGCGTCTGCGGCAGGCTCTCGATCGCGTTCAGGCCAAGCATGGCATTCTGCGTTGCCTGCTGGTGCGGGAAAACGGCCGGCCCTACTTTGTCGAGCAGGCCACCCCACCACCGATTCCGTTGCGCATCGTTGAACGCAAGAGCGATGAAGACTGGTTCGATGAATCGACCAGCGACTCGCTGCAGCGGTTCGATGGCAGTCTTTATCCTCTTGCACGGCTGGTCTGGTTGCGAAGTGAGCTTGAGAACGAGCTTCTACTTGTCTGCAGCCACGCGGTCTGCGACGGCAAGTCTCTCATGCTGTTGTTGCAGGAACTGCTACTGCTGTGTGACCAGCCCGACGCCAGCATCGGCACACCGACGACCCTCAATGGCATGGAAGAAGTCTTCCCTGCCAAGGTGCTGGCCGACCGCAAGCTGCGACGCTATATCCGTTGGCGTGTAGCGCTGCTGAAGTTCATGATGCGCTTCTCCAGGTCCAGCAAGAAGAGATGGACGTACGGCGCGATCTACCGCAACCTGTGGAGGCTCGACGAGCAGGCCTCGCAGGTGTTCGTCGCACGCTGCAAGGCGGAGGGCGTCACCGTCTTTGCCGCGTTAAGCGTCGCGATTCTGCAGGCATTTCATAAGGTATGCGGACCGAAATACATGGAGAAGTTCGAGGCTCCCGTCGACTTCCGCCGCTACCTTCCCAACCTGCGCGAAGACAGTCTGTTCGCGGTTGCGCCGACCATCCAGTTGTCGTTGGACAAGCTGCCCGGCGTCGATCCCGAGGGCACCGGCTTCTGGGCCCTGGCCCGCGCCATGAAGACGGACATCACGAAGAAGATCGACGGGTTGGAGACGTCGATCTATCCCTTGTTTCTGGGCATGGAACAGCTGCACGACGTCTACGACAAAATGTTCGCGCAGGCACAGTCCCAGCGTGCCGGCCGCCAGGTTTCGCTGAGCTATGTGGGCAGGCTGGACATGACGCAGAGCTTCAACGACTTCCGTGTGCAGGAGATCTGCGACATCACGGCGATGATGTCACCCACGCCCGCAAACCTGGTTGTGATCTACAGCTACGGCGGCCGCTTCTACTTCTCGATCTCCTCGGATGAATCGTCGCTGTCGCGCGTACAGGCGGAGCAGATTCAGCAGCAGGTGACGGAGACGCTGCTGCAGTGTGCTGCCCCCGTGGAAAAGCCTTTCGCCGTCGCGAACAGCATCCCGTCTGCGGCCCATGCGGAGGTCTCGTGA
- a CDS encoding condensation domain-containing protein → MKKSSQENAEGVSGQAGRRSRRLLLLERTMYREGCTPFTSVFPLHLVGTFQENRLRNALARVQAKHPLLRCVVEEKTNGPCFVMQDQPAPIPLRVVERQSEDHWQVETRREWTKPFTQEEPLVRLVWLRGDGVHELILLAHHCICDGHSGIHLLHDLLRVYDEPEQELGSYEALGTVEDLVPAEGLRDRKVRSQARRNVLILRTLSLLKRLLPQKPAAPQVAPEQIYFHRWSVDRAAVEGLTERCRAENTTILAAASIAFMQAFRDVRGVKALNKTYTMVNARRFLPRLGTDALFGLVPGVPLLMKDLPQPQEMGAESFWQRARSVKTAMTAQMDRLGAGLYATLLTLEAMHDSYASMVTDTERAAVARHVTLSNMGRIDLPQQYGDFRLERIYSPLVMVSPTPANTVVLSSFGGVMEFAIISDEHSLPHMQATAIAERAMQILRAVAPAQERHAAVAAHQPSAMQVVTT, encoded by the coding sequence GTGAAGAAGAGCTCTCAAGAGAACGCAGAGGGAGTCTCCGGGCAGGCAGGTCGTCGCTCGCGACGCCTGTTGCTGCTGGAACGAACGATGTATCGCGAAGGATGCACGCCGTTCACCTCTGTCTTCCCTCTCCATCTGGTTGGAACGTTCCAGGAGAACCGGCTGCGGAACGCACTGGCTCGCGTGCAGGCGAAGCATCCGCTGCTGCGTTGTGTCGTCGAGGAGAAGACCAACGGCCCTTGCTTCGTGATGCAAGACCAGCCGGCACCGATCCCGCTGCGCGTGGTGGAGCGCCAGAGTGAGGACCACTGGCAGGTTGAAACACGACGGGAATGGACAAAACCCTTCACGCAAGAGGAGCCGCTGGTGCGGCTGGTGTGGTTGCGGGGAGATGGAGTGCATGAGCTGATACTGCTCGCGCATCACTGTATCTGCGATGGGCACTCGGGGATTCATCTTCTGCACGATCTGTTGCGCGTATATGACGAGCCGGAACAAGAGTTGGGCTCGTATGAGGCGCTCGGTACGGTGGAGGATCTCGTTCCCGCCGAGGGACTGCGGGACCGCAAAGTGCGCAGCCAAGCACGGCGCAATGTACTCATCCTCCGCACGCTCTCCCTGTTGAAGCGGTTGCTTCCGCAGAAGCCGGCTGCGCCGCAGGTCGCGCCGGAGCAGATTTACTTTCATCGCTGGAGTGTCGATCGCGCCGCGGTAGAGGGTTTAACGGAACGTTGCCGCGCAGAGAACACGACGATACTTGCAGCAGCAAGTATCGCGTTTATGCAGGCGTTTCGCGATGTGCGCGGCGTTAAGGCGCTGAACAAGACCTACACGATGGTAAACGCGCGGCGGTTTCTGCCGCGGCTTGGCACCGATGCCTTGTTTGGGCTGGTGCCCGGGGTTCCGCTGCTGATGAAGGATCTGCCGCAGCCGCAGGAGATGGGCGCAGAGAGCTTCTGGCAGCGCGCGCGCTCGGTGAAGACCGCCATGACGGCGCAGATGGACCGGCTAGGCGCGGGCCTTTACGCCACACTGCTTACGCTGGAAGCCATGCATGACAGCTATGCCAGCATGGTTACCGACACCGAGCGTGCCGCTGTAGCGCGGCATGTCACGCTCTCCAACATGGGACGGATCGACCTGCCGCAGCAGTATGGCGATTTTCGATTGGAGAGAATCTATAGCCCACTGGTGATGGTCTCACCAACGCCTGCGAATACGGTGGTGCTTTCCAGCTTCGGCGGCGTGATGGAGTTCGCCATCATCTCGGATGAGCACTCCCTTCCTCACATGCAGGCGACGGCAATCGCGGAACGGGCGATGCAGATTCTCCGCGCCGTGGCTCCCGCACAGGAACGGCACGCTGCGGTTGCCGCCCATCAACCCTCGGCGATGCAGGTAGTGACAACATGA